The following proteins are co-located in the Polymorphospora rubra genome:
- a CDS encoding NCS2 family permease, with the protein MEKRPAGAETTVARNGFDRFFEISARGSTLSREVRGGLATFFTMGYIVVLNPLILGNAVDGDGRRLAMAAIAAATALVAGVMTILMGVVARFPLALAAGLGVNALVAYEIAPQMTWADAMGLVVIEGVLIGILVLTGLRTAVFRSVPVQLKTAIGVGIGLFLTIIGLVDAGFVRRIPDVANTTVPVGLGINGRLVSWPALVFVLGLLLTLVLVVRRVKGAILIGILATTLLAIVVEAVAKVGPSVVDGVPNPKGWSLNVPAVPETVVDVPDLSLLGNFNVLGSWERAGWLVALMFVFTLLITDFFDTMGTMVAVGQEGKLLDDKGMPPRTREILLVDSVAAAAGGAASVSSNTSYIESAAGVAEGARTGVANLVTGALFLLAMFLAPLVVIVPFEAASTALIVVGFLMMTMIRTIDWSDYEIAIPAFLTIVLMPFTYSISNGIGAGVITYVLLKVVRGKAREVHPLLYGVAVLFVVYFMRGPVEALIY; encoded by the coding sequence ATGGAAAAGCGCCCGGCGGGTGCCGAGACAACCGTGGCCCGCAACGGCTTCGACCGCTTCTTCGAGATCTCCGCCCGTGGCTCGACGCTGAGCCGGGAGGTCCGTGGCGGTCTGGCGACCTTCTTCACGATGGGGTACATCGTCGTACTCAACCCGTTGATCCTCGGCAACGCGGTCGACGGCGACGGGCGGCGGCTGGCGATGGCCGCGATCGCGGCGGCCACGGCCCTGGTTGCCGGGGTGATGACGATCCTGATGGGCGTCGTCGCCCGGTTCCCGCTGGCGCTGGCCGCCGGGCTCGGCGTCAACGCGCTGGTCGCGTACGAGATCGCGCCGCAGATGACCTGGGCCGACGCGATGGGGCTCGTGGTCATCGAAGGGGTACTCATCGGCATCCTGGTGCTGACCGGTCTGCGTACGGCGGTGTTCCGGTCGGTCCCGGTCCAGCTCAAGACCGCCATCGGGGTCGGCATCGGGCTGTTCCTGACCATCATCGGCCTGGTCGACGCCGGGTTCGTCCGGCGGATCCCCGACGTCGCCAACACCACCGTCCCGGTGGGCCTGGGCATCAACGGCAGGCTGGTGAGCTGGCCCGCACTGGTGTTCGTTCTTGGCCTGCTGCTGACCCTGGTGCTGGTCGTCCGCCGGGTCAAGGGCGCGATTCTGATCGGCATCCTCGCCACGACCCTGCTGGCGATCGTCGTCGAGGCCGTGGCGAAGGTGGGCCCGTCGGTCGTCGACGGCGTGCCGAACCCGAAGGGCTGGTCGCTGAACGTGCCGGCGGTCCCGGAGACCGTGGTCGACGTCCCGGACCTGTCGCTGCTGGGCAACTTCAACGTCCTCGGTTCGTGGGAGCGGGCCGGCTGGCTGGTCGCCCTGATGTTCGTCTTCACGCTTCTGATCACGGACTTCTTCGACACGATGGGGACCATGGTCGCGGTGGGGCAGGAGGGCAAACTGCTCGACGACAAGGGCATGCCGCCGCGTACCCGGGAGATCCTGCTCGTCGACTCGGTCGCCGCGGCGGCCGGTGGCGCGGCGAGCGTGTCGAGCAACACGTCGTACATCGAGAGCGCGGCCGGGGTCGCGGAGGGGGCCCGGACCGGGGTCGCCAACCTGGTCACCGGCGCGCTGTTCCTGCTGGCGATGTTCCTCGCGCCGCTGGTGGTGATCGTGCCGTTCGAGGCGGCGTCGACCGCGCTGATCGTGGTCGGCTTCCTGATGATGACCATGATCCGCACGATCGACTGGTCCGACTACGAGATCGCGATCCCGGCGTTCCTGACCATCGTGCTGATGCCGTTCACCTACTCGATCTCCAACGGCATCGGGGCCGGTGTGATCACGTACGTCCTGCTGAAGGTCGTACGCGGTAAGGCCCGTGAGGTGCATCCGCTGCTGTACGGGGTGGCCGTGCTGTTCGTCGTGTACTTCATGCGTGGCCCGGTCGAGGCGTTGATCTACTAG
- a CDS encoding DUF2530 domain-containing protein, translated as MVPFAVAGIVAWAVAGLILLVFFRGWLAEQGHTDWLWVCLAGFLMGFPGLAVMMKHDANRRRRRAAAG; from the coding sequence ATGGTGCCCTTCGCGGTGGCCGGCATCGTGGCGTGGGCGGTCGCCGGCCTGATCCTGTTGGTCTTCTTCCGCGGCTGGCTGGCCGAGCAGGGACACACCGACTGGCTCTGGGTCTGCCTCGCCGGCTTCCTGATGGGCTTTCCCGGCCTGGCCGTGATGATGAAACACGACGCCAACCGGCGGCGCCGCCGGGCGGCGGCCGGCTGA
- a CDS encoding DUF3027 domain-containing protein yields the protein MRNNVRVTRTTTRAARLDQVCAAAVDVARAAITEVEPEGVGAHLDAVAEGDRLVTHLFECLLAGYRGWRWAVTVTRVARSKHVTVCETVLLPGADALLAPGWLPWHERLQPGDLGVGDLLPTAPDDERLAPGYLESDDPAVEEVSWELGLGRPRVLSREGRADAGQRWYEGEHGPEAPISVAAPRTARCGSCGFYLPLAGAMRLLFGACANVYAPDDGRVVSADHGCGAHSETLTDVPPTPVDELPTVYDDSEVEAVPVHVTTGPVTATGPVAEGEPAEPYGHS from the coding sequence ATGAGGAACAATGTCCGCGTGACCAGGACGACCACTCGCGCCGCCCGTCTCGACCAGGTCTGCGCCGCCGCCGTCGACGTGGCCCGTGCAGCCATCACCGAGGTCGAGCCGGAAGGAGTGGGCGCTCACCTCGACGCGGTTGCTGAGGGTGACCGATTGGTCACCCATCTTTTCGAGTGTCTGCTCGCCGGTTACCGGGGCTGGCGCTGGGCGGTCACCGTCACCCGGGTCGCCCGCAGCAAGCACGTGACGGTCTGCGAGACCGTGCTGCTGCCCGGGGCGGACGCGTTGCTCGCACCCGGCTGGCTGCCCTGGCACGAGCGGCTCCAGCCCGGCGACCTGGGCGTCGGTGACCTGCTGCCGACCGCCCCGGACGACGAGCGGCTCGCCCCGGGCTACCTGGAGTCGGACGATCCGGCGGTCGAGGAGGTGTCCTGGGAACTGGGTCTCGGCCGGCCGCGGGTGCTGTCCCGCGAGGGCCGCGCCGACGCCGGTCAGCGCTGGTACGAGGGGGAACACGGTCCGGAGGCGCCGATCTCGGTCGCCGCGCCGCGCACCGCCCGTTGCGGATCCTGCGGCTTCTACCTGCCGCTGGCCGGTGCGATGCGGCTGCTCTTCGGCGCCTGCGCCAACGTCTACGCCCCCGACGACGGCCGGGTGGTCAGCGCCGACCACGGCTGTGGTGCCCATTCGGAGACGCTGACCGACGTGCCGCCGACCCCGGTCGACGAGTTGCCGACCGTCTACGACGACAGCGAGGTCGAGGCGGTGCCGGTGCACGTCACGACGGGACCGGTCACCGCCACCGGCCCGGTCGCCGAGGGGGAGCCGGCGGAGCCGTACGGCCACAGTTGA
- a CDS encoding MFS transporter, translated as MGGMPLFPSLGRTIGSAFRGTRVLARGSVSGGRWVTRRVGRVREKGAGGEPGMVRLFDLHAVSCAGDTLIAIGLAGTIFFNAPLGEARSKVALYLLVTMVPFALLAPVVGPLLDHFRHGRRYALAATMLGRAFLAWMISDYIHGFGLYPAAFGVLALSRAYGVARSAAVPRLLPEKLGLSQAGARASVYGTIAGAVVAPLGLAAFWFGPQWPLRVASVIFLVGMVIALRLPPRADSDPPETVPRAWQILGFRRGKGERVLSGRLVLAALIGSASLRALYGFLLLFLAFAIKAGDLTTVVFGRDLGDEVALGLVGAALATGTFLATAIGTRLRIHHPLALQSSGLVIVAGVAVLATIKFSLLMVALLCLVSAVMSGIAKLAVDASIQERVRERMRASAFAHSETVLMLAFVAGGAVGLIPFDGRVGIGVVAGVGVLAAARAVVVAGQLRAERLHGRPVADGEEQSAAPDPAAPPDADRAAGDPDRSDPRARKDPDRPAPDRPAPERGASGIRRMFIRKKAGAREPAKTAADDPTPPRLDKPLRTPTQSGGDRPATPVERPEATAPPGYHIYRPSTAVPRPGSGDDETSRESRGPA; from the coding sequence ATGGGAGGCATGCCGCTCTTCCCGTCGCTCGGGCGCACCATCGGTTCCGCGTTCCGCGGCACCCGCGTGCTCGCCAGAGGATCGGTCAGCGGCGGGCGCTGGGTGACCCGCCGCGTCGGCCGGGTACGCGAGAAGGGGGCCGGCGGCGAGCCCGGAATGGTCCGCCTCTTCGACCTGCACGCCGTGTCCTGCGCCGGCGACACGCTGATCGCGATCGGGCTGGCCGGCACGATCTTCTTCAACGCGCCGCTCGGCGAGGCCCGCAGCAAGGTCGCCCTCTACCTGCTGGTCACCATGGTCCCGTTCGCGCTGCTGGCCCCGGTGGTCGGCCCACTGCTCGACCACTTCCGGCACGGCCGGCGTTACGCGCTGGCGGCGACCATGCTCGGCCGGGCGTTCCTCGCCTGGATGATCTCCGACTACATCCACGGGTTCGGGCTGTATCCGGCCGCGTTCGGCGTGCTCGCCCTGTCCCGCGCGTACGGCGTGGCCCGGTCCGCCGCCGTGCCCAGGCTGCTGCCGGAGAAACTCGGCCTCTCCCAGGCCGGCGCCCGGGCCAGCGTCTACGGCACGATCGCCGGCGCCGTCGTGGCCCCGCTCGGCCTGGCCGCGTTCTGGTTCGGTCCACAGTGGCCACTGCGGGTCGCTTCGGTGATCTTCCTGGTCGGGATGGTGATCGCGCTGCGGCTGCCGCCCCGCGCCGACTCCGATCCGCCGGAGACGGTGCCCCGGGCCTGGCAGATCCTCGGCTTCCGGCGGGGCAAGGGCGAGCGGGTGCTGTCCGGCCGGCTGGTCCTCGCCGCCCTGATCGGCAGCGCCAGCCTGCGCGCCCTCTACGGCTTCCTCCTGCTCTTCCTGGCCTTCGCGATCAAGGCCGGCGACCTGACCACCGTCGTGTTCGGCCGCGACCTCGGCGACGAGGTCGCCCTCGGCCTGGTCGGCGCCGCGCTCGCGACCGGCACCTTCCTGGCCACCGCGATCGGCACCCGGCTGCGCATCCACCACCCGCTCGCCCTGCAGTCCAGCGGACTCGTCATCGTCGCCGGCGTCGCGGTCCTGGCCACCATCAAGTTCTCGCTGCTGATGGTGGCCCTCCTGTGCCTGGTCAGTGCCGTGATGAGCGGTATCGCCAAGCTCGCGGTCGACGCCTCCATCCAGGAACGGGTCCGGGAACGGATGCGGGCCAGCGCCTTCGCGCACTCCGAAACCGTGCTCATGCTCGCCTTCGTGGCCGGCGGGGCGGTCGGGCTGATCCCGTTCGACGGCCGGGTGGGCATCGGCGTCGTCGCCGGGGTCGGCGTACTCGCCGCCGCCCGCGCTGTCGTCGTCGCCGGCCAACTACGCGCCGAGCGGCTGCACGGGCGGCCGGTCGCCGACGGCGAAGAACAGAGCGCCGCCCCGGACCCGGCCGCGCCGCCGGACGCGGACCGTGCCGCCGGTGATCCGGACCGCAGCGACCCCAGGGCCCGGAAGGACCCGGACCGCCCCGCGCCGGACCGCCCCGCCCCCGAACGGGGAGCCAGCGGGATCAGGAGGATGTTCATCCGCAAGAAGGCCGGCGCCAGGGAACCGGCGAAGACCGCGGCCGACGACCCGACGCCGCCCCGGCTCGACAAGCCCCTCCGGACGCCGACCCAGTCCGGCGGCGACCGGCCGGCCACCCCCGTCGAGCGGCCGGAGGCCACGGCACCACCCGGCTACCACATCTACCGCCCCTCGACGGCCGTCCCCCGGCCCGGCTCCGGCGACGACGAGACGAGCCGCGAATCGCGGGGGCCGGCATGA
- a CDS encoding futalosine hydrolase has translation MIAGRLLVVTAVEAEAAAVRAGLREPTVTVTPVGVGPAAAAAGTARLLALAEGAGQPYAAVVCAGIAGGFTDRVEVGGTVLADRSIAADLGAESPDGFIPLDELGFGETVAPVHPPLLATLRRALPAAAVGAVLTVGTVTGSAESAKALAVRHPDAVAEAMEGYGVACAAAGAGVPFAELRTVSNPIGPRDRAAWRMREAFDALTAAAATLA, from the coding sequence ATGATCGCCGGCCGGTTGCTGGTGGTCACCGCCGTCGAGGCCGAGGCCGCCGCCGTACGCGCCGGACTGCGCGAACCCACCGTGACGGTGACCCCGGTCGGGGTCGGGCCGGCGGCCGCCGCCGCGGGCACCGCCCGGCTGCTGGCGCTCGCCGAGGGCGCCGGACAGCCGTACGCCGCGGTGGTCTGCGCCGGGATCGCCGGCGGGTTCACCGACCGGGTCGAGGTCGGCGGCACCGTACTGGCCGACCGCAGCATCGCCGCCGACCTGGGCGCCGAATCACCCGACGGGTTCATCCCGCTCGACGAACTGGGTTTCGGCGAGACCGTCGCGCCGGTCCACCCGCCGCTGCTGGCGACGCTGCGCCGGGCGCTGCCCGCCGCCGCCGTCGGCGCGGTACTCACCGTCGGGACGGTCACCGGCAGCGCCGAGTCGGCGAAAGCCCTGGCCGTCCGGCACCCCGACGCCGTGGCCGAGGCCATGGAAGGGTACGGCGTCGCGTGTGCCGCCGCCGGTGCCGGTGTCCCGTTCGCCGAGCTGCGTACGGTCTCCAACCCGATCGGGCCACGCGACCGGGCGGCGTGGCGGATGCGGGAGGCGTTCGACGCCCTGACCGCGGCCGCCGCCACGCTCGCCTGA
- a CDS encoding 1,4-dihydroxy-6-naphthoate synthase: MTISLAISPCPNDTFVFHALVHGLVPGAPAVDVTYADVDVTNTAAERGAYDIVKVSYAALPWLLDDYELLPCGGALGRGCGPLLLTRTGTADLTGATVAVPGDRTTAYLLFRLWSADRPPARIEVVPFHEIMPGVAAGRYDAGLVIHEARFTYPRYGLTALVDLGEWWENDTGLPIPLGAILARRGVVDPVAATGWIRESVRQAWADPTASRDYVMAHAQEMEPDVADRHIALYVNDFTADLGRDGHAAVDALLRRAADAGLTPQISSSRATAWTS; the protein is encoded by the coding sequence GTGACGATCTCGCTGGCCATCTCGCCGTGCCCCAACGACACGTTCGTCTTCCACGCACTCGTCCACGGCCTGGTGCCCGGCGCGCCGGCGGTCGACGTCACGTACGCCGACGTCGACGTGACCAACACCGCCGCCGAACGGGGCGCGTACGACATCGTGAAGGTCAGCTACGCCGCGCTGCCCTGGCTGCTCGACGACTACGAGCTGCTGCCCTGCGGCGGGGCGCTCGGCCGGGGCTGCGGTCCGCTGCTGCTCACCCGCACCGGCACCGCCGACCTGACCGGCGCGACGGTCGCCGTACCCGGCGACCGGACCACGGCGTACCTGCTCTTCCGGCTCTGGTCGGCGGACCGCCCGCCGGCCCGGATCGAGGTCGTGCCCTTCCACGAGATCATGCCGGGGGTGGCGGCCGGCCGGTACGACGCCGGCCTGGTCATCCACGAGGCCCGCTTCACCTACCCCCGCTACGGCCTGACCGCCCTGGTCGACCTCGGTGAGTGGTGGGAGAACGACACCGGGCTGCCGATTCCGCTCGGCGCGATCCTGGCCCGCCGCGGCGTCGTCGACCCGGTCGCCGCCACGGGCTGGATCCGCGAGTCGGTACGGCAGGCATGGGCCGACCCGACCGCGAGCCGCGACTACGTGATGGCGCACGCCCAGGAGATGGAGCCGGACGTCGCCGACCGGCACATCGCGCTGTATGTCAACGACTTCACCGCCGACCTGGGCCGGGACGGCCACGCGGCGGTCGACGCGCTGCTGCGCCGGGCCGCCGACGCCGGTCTGACGCCTCAGATCTCCAGCTCGCGGGCCACCGCGTGGACCAGCTGA
- a CDS encoding cold-shock protein: MPTGRVKWFDATKGYGFVTSDEGGDVFLPKSALPAGVTELKGGQRIEFGLMDSRRGAQAHGVKLLDAPPSMAELRRRPAEELHGLVEDMIKVLEAKVQPDLRRGRFPDRKTAQNVAQLVHAVARELEI, from the coding sequence GTGCCGACGGGGCGAGTTAAGTGGTTCGACGCGACCAAGGGCTACGGGTTCGTCACCAGTGACGAGGGTGGCGACGTCTTCCTGCCCAAGAGCGCGTTGCCCGCGGGCGTGACGGAGCTCAAGGGCGGCCAGCGGATCGAGTTCGGCCTGATGGACAGCCGCCGGGGCGCGCAGGCGCACGGCGTGAAGCTGCTCGACGCGCCACCGTCCATGGCGGAGCTGCGTCGCCGGCCGGCCGAGGAGCTGCACGGACTCGTCGAAGACATGATCAAGGTGCTCGAGGCCAAGGTACAGCCCGACCTGCGGCGCGGCCGGTTCCCCGACCGCAAGACCGCGCAGAACGTCGCTCAGCTGGTCCACGCGGTGGCCCGCGAGCTGGAGATCTGA
- a CDS encoding helicase-associated domain-containing protein has translation MTTTLADQLRALPDEALGALLRLRPDLVVPVPTDIGALAVRAQSRVSVARALDGLDRFTLQVLDAVRLTRDGSDGTTSVDAVLALAGVPAQGVDAATARAALDRLRARFIVYGPETALRLVDAVDEVCSPYPAGLGRPAADLDSRTAALVADPARLRRTVLAAPQPARAVLDRLAAGPPVGSPATGAAVGWLLDNKLLVTITDGAFSVDADAVELPREVGLLLRRDTGALGPLQPRPPAPVPAGREPKAVDSAGAGQAMEIIRHVEALAEALATEPAPVLRSGGVGVRELRRLAKAAGLDEAPTALLIEVGYAAGLLGSADTPGAGGRAGGDTQILPTTGYDVWRVLPLSARWEQLARAWLGMPRQAGLVGQRDERDRPITVLSTEVGRGSAPAARRAALGVLADVGPGAAPTADEVLELLAWEAPRRGRGRESAYRDALDEAARLGVTGLGALTSYGRVLLADTAPDRAPGLENDPLGVRATVGGPADLPPVAAALDGLLPAPVDHLLVQADLTVVVPGPPEPALAAELDIVADPESAGGASVYRVTQASVRRALDAGYAADDLHALFSRRSRTPVPQALRYLVDDTARRHGGLRTGPAGSYLRSDDEALLTQALADRRLSVLALRRLAPTVLVTTHQPGRLLATLREAGYAPVPEDASGATVLSRPKARRAPLRSADRATDPLAAPALTQPRVLGIVEQIRRGDAAARAARRAPATMRTAGGRNGERLTTVQAHTQALAVLQQAVRDRAQVWVGYVDAHGGTTSRLLRPVSIGGGYLRAEDDRTETLHTFALHRITAAVVED, from the coding sequence ATGACCACGACCCTCGCCGACCAACTCCGGGCGCTGCCCGACGAAGCGCTCGGCGCCCTGCTGCGCCTGCGCCCCGACCTCGTCGTACCGGTGCCGACCGACATCGGCGCACTGGCCGTACGCGCCCAGTCGCGGGTCTCGGTGGCCCGGGCGCTCGACGGACTCGACCGGTTCACGCTCCAGGTCCTCGACGCCGTACGGCTGACCCGCGACGGCAGCGACGGCACCACCTCGGTCGACGCCGTACTGGCCCTCGCCGGCGTACCGGCGCAGGGCGTCGACGCGGCGACCGCCCGGGCCGCCCTCGACCGGCTGCGGGCCCGGTTCATCGTCTACGGCCCGGAAACCGCCCTGCGCCTGGTCGACGCCGTCGACGAGGTCTGTTCGCCGTACCCGGCGGGGTTGGGGCGGCCGGCCGCCGACCTGGACTCGCGGACGGCGGCCCTGGTCGCGGACCCGGCGCGGCTGCGCCGCACGGTGCTGGCCGCCCCGCAGCCGGCCCGGGCGGTCCTCGACCGGCTCGCCGCCGGCCCGCCGGTCGGTTCACCCGCCACCGGGGCCGCCGTCGGCTGGCTGCTCGACAACAAGCTGCTCGTGACGATCACCGACGGGGCGTTCTCGGTCGACGCCGACGCCGTCGAACTGCCCCGGGAGGTCGGTCTCCTGCTGCGCCGCGACACCGGGGCGCTCGGGCCGCTCCAACCGCGGCCACCGGCCCCGGTCCCCGCCGGCCGGGAGCCCAAGGCCGTCGACTCGGCCGGTGCCGGTCAGGCCATGGAGATCATCCGGCATGTCGAGGCGCTGGCCGAGGCGCTGGCCACCGAACCGGCACCGGTACTGCGTTCCGGTGGGGTGGGCGTACGCGAGCTGCGCCGGCTGGCGAAGGCCGCCGGACTCGACGAGGCGCCGACCGCGCTGCTGATCGAGGTCGGCTACGCGGCCGGTCTGCTCGGTTCCGCCGACACTCCCGGAGCCGGTGGCCGGGCCGGCGGCGACACGCAGATCCTGCCGACCACCGGCTACGACGTGTGGCGGGTCCTGCCGCTGTCGGCCCGTTGGGAACAGCTGGCCCGGGCCTGGCTCGGGATGCCCCGCCAGGCCGGCCTGGTCGGTCAGCGCGACGAACGGGACCGGCCGATCACCGTACTGTCCACCGAGGTCGGCCGCGGCTCCGCGCCGGCCGCCCGGCGGGCCGCGCTCGGTGTGCTCGCCGACGTCGGCCCCGGTGCCGCGCCGACCGCCGACGAGGTGCTGGAACTGCTCGCCTGGGAGGCGCCCCGCCGCGGCCGCGGACGCGAGTCGGCCTACCGTGACGCGCTGGACGAGGCCGCCCGGCTCGGGGTGACCGGACTCGGCGCCCTCACCAGCTACGGCCGGGTGCTGCTCGCCGATACGGCGCCGGACCGCGCCCCCGGCCTCGAGAACGACCCCCTGGGCGTGCGGGCGACCGTCGGCGGCCCGGCCGACCTGCCGCCGGTGGCGGCGGCGCTGGACGGGCTGCTTCCCGCGCCGGTCGACCACCTGCTGGTGCAGGCCGACCTGACCGTGGTCGTGCCGGGGCCGCCGGAACCGGCGCTCGCCGCCGAACTCGACATCGTCGCCGACCCCGAGTCCGCGGGCGGCGCCAGCGTCTACCGGGTCACCCAGGCGAGCGTGCGCCGCGCCCTCGACGCCGGGTACGCCGCCGACGACCTGCACGCGCTGTTCAGCCGCCGGTCGCGTACCCCGGTGCCGCAGGCGCTGCGCTACCTCGTCGACGACACCGCCCGCAGACACGGCGGGCTGCGGACCGGACCGGCCGGCTCCTACCTGCGCAGCGACGACGAGGCCCTACTGACCCAGGCGCTCGCCGACCGGCGGCTGTCGGTGCTGGCACTGCGCCGGCTGGCGCCGACCGTACTGGTGACCACGCACCAGCCCGGCCGGCTGCTCGCCACGCTGCGCGAGGCCGGATACGCACCGGTGCCGGAGGACGCCAGCGGCGCCACGGTGCTGTCCCGGCCGAAGGCCCGCCGGGCACCGCTGCGTTCCGCCGACCGGGCCACCGACCCGCTGGCGGCGCCGGCGCTGACGCAGCCACGGGTGCTGGGCATCGTCGAGCAGATCCGGCGCGGCGACGCGGCCGCGCGGGCAGCCCGCCGGGCGCCCGCGACGATGCGGACCGCGGGCGGGCGCAACGGTGAGCGACTCACCACGGTGCAGGCGCACACCCAGGCGCTGGCAGTGCTTCAGCAGGCGGTCCGGGACCGGGCCCAGGTCTGGGTCGGGTACGTCGACGCACACGGCGGCACGACATCGCGGCTGCTGCGGCCGGTGTCGATCGGGGGCGGATACCTGCGCGCGGAGGACGACCGGACCGAGACGTTGCACACGTTCGCCCTGCACCGGATCACCGCGGCGGTCGTCGAGGACTGA
- a CDS encoding DNA repair helicase XPB, with protein sequence MNGGPLIVQSDKTLLLEVDHPDAQACRIAIAPFAELERSPEHVHTYRLTPLGLWNARAAGHDAEGVVDALIKFSRYPVPHALLVDVAETMDRYGRLQLANHPTHGLVLRALDRMVLIEVAKSKKLAGMIGAKVDDDTLIVHPSERGRLKQALLKLGWPAEDLAGYVDGEAHPIDLAEAGKDGRPAWTLRSYQREAVDTFWAGGSGVVVLPCGAGKTLVGAAAMAEAKATTLILVTNTVAGRQWKRELVARTSLTEDEIGEYSGERKEIRPVTIATYQVLTSRRGGAFTHLDLFNARDWGLVIYDEVHLLPAPIFRFTADLQARRRLGLTATLVREDGREGDVFSLIGPKRYDAPWKDIEAQGWIAPAECTEVRVTLTDAERMGYAVAEPEERYRVAATARTKLPVVRRLVERHHGEQVLVIGAYIEQLHQLGEFLDAPIVQGSTTNKERERLFDAFRSGEVSTLVISKVGNFSIDLPEAAVAIQVSGTFGSRQEEAQRLGRVLRPKSDGRQAHFYTVVSRDTIDTEYAAHRQRFLAEQGYAYTIVDADDVLGPPLPSTD encoded by the coding sequence GTGAACGGCGGCCCGCTGATCGTCCAGTCCGACAAGACGCTCCTGCTGGAGGTCGACCACCCCGACGCACAGGCCTGCCGGATCGCGATCGCGCCGTTCGCCGAACTGGAGCGCTCGCCCGAGCACGTGCACACCTACCGGCTGACGCCGCTCGGGCTCTGGAACGCCCGCGCCGCCGGGCACGACGCCGAAGGCGTGGTCGACGCCCTGATCAAGTTCTCCCGCTATCCGGTGCCGCACGCGCTGCTGGTCGACGTCGCCGAGACCATGGACCGGTACGGCCGGCTGCAACTGGCCAACCACCCCACGCACGGTCTGGTGCTACGCGCCCTGGACCGGATGGTGTTGATCGAGGTGGCGAAGAGCAAGAAGCTCGCCGGCATGATCGGCGCCAAGGTCGACGACGACACCCTGATCGTGCACCCGTCCGAACGTGGGCGGCTCAAGCAGGCGCTGCTCAAACTCGGCTGGCCCGCCGAGGACCTGGCCGGTTACGTGGACGGCGAGGCGCATCCGATCGACCTCGCCGAGGCCGGCAAGGACGGCCGGCCGGCCTGGACGCTGCGGTCGTACCAGCGGGAGGCGGTCGACACCTTCTGGGCCGGCGGCTCCGGCGTGGTCGTACTGCCCTGTGGGGCCGGCAAGACACTGGTCGGCGCGGCGGCGATGGCCGAGGCGAAGGCGACCACGCTGATCCTGGTCACCAACACCGTCGCCGGCCGGCAGTGGAAGCGGGAACTGGTCGCCCGGACCTCGTTGACCGAGGACGAGATCGGCGAGTACTCCGGGGAACGCAAGGAGATCCGGCCGGTCACCATCGCGACGTACCAGGTGCTGACCTCGCGGCGCGGCGGCGCCTTCACCCACCTGGACCTCTTCAACGCCCGCGACTGGGGCCTGGTCATCTACGACGAGGTGCACCTGCTGCCGGCGCCGATCTTCCGGTTCACCGCCGACCTCCAGGCCCGCCGCCGGCTCGGCCTGACCGCGACCCTGGTACGCGAGGACGGCCGCGAGGGCGACGTGTTCTCGTTGATCGGCCCGAAGCGCTACGACGCGCCGTGGAAGGACATCGAGGCGCAGGGCTGGATCGCCCCGGCCGAGTGCACCGAGGTACGGGTCACGCTGACCGACGCCGAACGGATGGGGTACGCCGTCGCCGAACCGGAGGAGCGCTACCGGGTGGCGGCGACGGCGCGTACGAAGCTGCCCGTGGTCCGCCGCCTGGTCGAGCGGCACCACGGCGAGCAGGTGCTGGTCATCGGCGCCTACATCGAGCAGTTGCACCAACTCGGCGAGTTCCTCGACGCGCCGATCGTGCAGGGTTCGACGACCAACAAGGAGCGGGAACGGCTCTTCGACGCGTTCCGCTCCGGCGAGGTGTCGACCCTGGTGATCTCCAAGGTGGGCAACTTCTCGATCGACCTGCCGGAGGCGGCGGTGGCGATCCAGGTCTCCGGCACGTTCGGATCCCGGCAGGAGGAGGCGCAGCGACTCGGGCGGGTGCTGCGACCGAAGTCCGACGGCCGGCAGGCACACTTCTACACGGTGGTCTCCCGGGACACGATCGACACCGAGTACGCCGCACACCGGCAGCGGTTCCTGGCCGAGCAGGGGTACGCGTACACGATCGTCGACGCCGACGACGTGCTCGGCCCGCCGCTGCCGTCGACCGACTGA